The nucleotide window CGCGGCAACAAGCGCCTGACCGATAACCTGACCACCGAAAACACGCTGCCATCCATCCTGTGGGCTCATGCCGCGGAACAGATCTGTTTCCAGTGTTTCGAGATCGAGAATGTGGAGCAGGGTGTCAATTGCTGAAGTCATGAAAGGTCCTGAAAAAATAGCGTGAACAAATGGGGAGGGAGAGCCTGCCGGGAATGCGGCGACTCTGTTCAAATGCTTATAGCAAACTCTCGAGAGACAAAAAATTCCTTTCTCTAGTCAGTTTGTCGAGATCTTCCGGTTTGATCTCACTATATAATGGAAACAGGGCGATGGCCGCGTTATGGTGCCGCGTCTTCAGCGAACAGGCGGCTTGAGGCAATGCTGCCAGAGACAAGGCAAAAAGGGGCGTAGACCATGACTTCTCCACGACAGACGGGCGCAGTGGCGACGGGAGCCAATGACAACGGGATCCGGCTGAAAGACCGCTACGATCTGGTTGTTGCCGGAGGTGGCTATGTCGGTTTGTCTCTGGCCCTTGCGGTGCGTCAGGCCGGGGCGCTGTCGGTGCTGGTGGTGGAGCCGCAGGCAACAGAGACAATGCGTCACGACGAACGTGCCTCTGCCATCGCGTCTGCCGCTACGCGCATGTTGCGCGGGCTTGGTGTCTGGGACCTGATCGCACCCGAGGCCGAACCCATTCGCAAGATGCTGGTCACGGACAGTAAGCTCAAGGATATCGTCCGTCCGGCGCTGCTGACCTTTGAGGGGGACACCGGAGACGGTGAGCCCTTTGCCTATATGGTGCCCAACGGTGTGATGGTCGGTGCCCTCGGGGATGCGGCCAGAGCTGTTGGTGTGGACATTCTGGAAGGGGACAGCGTCAAGGATTTCATCGTTGATGGTGCATCCGTGTCCCTCAAGCTTCAGTCGGGCATGGCGGTGGAGGCCAGCCTGCTTGTGGCTGCTGACGGGGTTCGTTCGCGTCTCAGGGATCTCTCTGGCATCACCACCAACCGGTTTGATTATGATCAGGTCGGCATTGTCACCACGGTTGAACACGAGCGGCCTCACGAAGGCTGTGCGGTGGAGCATTTTCTGCCTGCCGGGCCGTTCGCCATTCTGCCGCTCAAGGGCAACCGCTCTTCCCTCGTCTGGAATGAGCGCAAGGATGACGCAAGGCGACTGTTGGCGATGGATGAATTCACTTTCGGGCTCGAGCTGGAACGCCGCTTTGGCAAGCAGCTTGGGGCGCTCACTGAAAAAGGTCCGCGCAAGGGCTTTCCGCTTGGCATGGTGCTGGCCCGTTCCTATGTGGCGCCGCGCTTCGCCTTGGTCGGCGATGCCGCCCATGGCATCCACCCGATTGCCGGGCAGGGGCTCAATCTCGGTTTCAAGGATGTGGCTTCCCTTGCGGAAGTCATCGTGGAAGCGGCGCGTCTCGGTCAGGACATCGGCTCACTCACTGTGCTTGAGCGCTATCAGTCCTGGCGCCGGTTCGATGTGGTGCAGATGGGTGTGACCTGCGATCTGCTCAACAGGTTGTTCTCGAACAACAGCAGCGTGCTGCGGCATGTCCGTGATTTCGGTCTTGGTGTCGTGGACCGCCTGCCGGGCATCAAGCGTATGCTCATCGAAGAGGCGGCCGGCAATCGCGGTGAGGTGCCAAGGCTTCTGCAGGGGGAAATCCTCTAGCCATCGCTGGTACGGAAGGGGCTTGCGTTGGCGTCAGCACAAAGACGGCTTCAGTCGTCCAGTTTGCGTGCTTCGCTGGGGAGCATGATGGGGACGCCATCCCGGATCGGGTAGGCGAGCCTTGCTGCGTGGCTGATCAGCTCCTGGGCTTCGGCATCATATTTGAGCGTGGTCTTGGTGAGCGGGCAGACGAGAATCTCCAGAAGTTTCCGATCCACCGTGCCGGTTTTCTCGTTCTCTGCCTGTGTCGGGACCTCTTGCTCGCTCATTGTCCTGTCCAATCCTGTCTTACTGCAATGTTTGGGGCGTGTCGCCGCTTTCGCTCGCCAGATGCATTTCAGTCATTGCAATTAGTGTGTCTGCGCGCAAGGCCAGACTCTCCGCTTCCAGCAGCGCCTGCTTCTCGGCAATGCCATAAGGGCTCATCATCGAAAGGGAGTTGACGAGAATCTCGTTGGAGGACTTGCCGATGCTCTCCCAGTCGGCTTCCATGTCGTTGGCGTCAAGGAAGGCGCGGAACACGTCAAGCAAGCCTTCCCGGTCGACCTGATCTTCACCAAGGCCTTCGATCAGGTCGTGGACGAATTCCTCGCAATCGATTTCGGCCAGCCGGAACGGCAGGTCCGTCAGCATTTCCTTGACCACCCGGAAGCGGCAGATGCCAGACAGGGTGATGAGCACCCGGCCGTCACCCGTTTCCCCATAAGCTGTCACCCGGCCAAGACAGCCTACCTGCTGCAGTTTGGGGGCATAGAGCTTCTCGGGTGCCTGATCGGTATCGACCGCTTCTGCCTGTGGCTGAATGATGCCGATGATTCTGTCCTTGTGGATGGCGTAATCGACCATCATCAGATAGCGTTCCTCGAAGATGTTCAATGGCATCTGGGTGCGCGGCAGCAACAGTGCTTCCTCAAGAGGAAACACCGGGATGATGGCCGGAATGTCTCTCGGGCTGTCATAATATGCGTTGCCTGCCTGAGCCATTGGATCTCCTTGTTATCGCCAAATCTGTTGCGAATCGTCTGTTATGCCAGCCTTGCCGAGTGAGGCTGATGATTGCCCTGCCTGCACGACAAGAGGGGTGATCGTTTGAGTGCGCCTAGGCGAAGAGAATGGAAGACAACTGTCTGCGGCCATAGACGCTGGACGGGTCCATCACACCCCAGCTTTCGAAAAACTGCAGAAGCTGCTTGCGGGCGCCGTCTTCATTCCATTCGCGATCCCGCTTGATGATGGCGATCAGCTGGTCGACGGCCTCTTCCCTGCGGTTCTTGCCGTTGAGAGCGATGGCAAGGTCGAACTGGGCCTGATTGTCATCCGGGTTGGCTTCCAGCTTGGCCTGAAGCTCTGCCAGATCGCCCAGATCGGCGCTCTGTTCGGCCAGTTCCAGGCTGGCCTTGAGGGCAATCACGTCCTTCTCGCTAAGGCTTTCCTCGGGCAGGCTGTCGAAGATGGCGCGAGCACGATCCACCTGTTCCAGCGCCAGTGCGCCATTGGCCAGTCCGACGATGGCTGGGATGTGGTCGGGAACCTGCTGCAGGATGGCGGCGAAAAGCTGCACGGCTTCGGTAACATTGCCTGCCTTGAGCAAGTCTGTTGCCTGTTCACAGGCCTGATCAAGCGGATCGGCTTCCGGCTCGGTGCCGTTCTTGTCGATGAAGGCCTTGATCTGGCTGGCTGGCTGGGCGCCCATGAAGCCGTCCACCGGGCGGCCGTCCTTGAAGGCGACCACGGCCGGAACCGACTGGATGCCCATCTGCTGGGGGATTGCCGGGTGATCGTCGATGTTGAGCTTGACCAGCTTGACGCGGCCCTTGGCTTCGGTCACGGCCTTTTCGAGGGCCGGTGCCAGCTGTTTGCAGGGACCGCACCACGGTGCCCAGAAATCGACCAGAATCGTCGTGCTTCTGGATGCCTCGATGACGTCCTTCATGAAGTCCTGCGTCGAGGTGTCCTTGATCAGCGGGCCGGTATC belongs to uncultured Cohaesibacter sp. and includes:
- a CDS encoding LON peptidase substrate-binding domain-containing protein, yielding MAQAGNAYYDSPRDIPAIIPVFPLEEALLLPRTQMPLNIFEERYLMMVDYAIHKDRIIGIIQPQAEAVDTDQAPEKLYAPKLQQVGCLGRVTAYGETGDGRVLITLSGICRFRVVKEMLTDLPFRLAEIDCEEFVHDLIEGLGEDQVDREGLLDVFRAFLDANDMEADWESIGKSSNEILVNSLSMMSPYGIAEKQALLEAESLALRADTLIAMTEMHLASESGDTPQTLQ
- the trxA gene encoding thioredoxin, with translation MSDNTYGYGSGMSANYTTTQGSGSQSFGAAPSSAPKLAPRPQKDTGPLIKDTSTQDFMKDVIEASRSTTILVDFWAPWCGPCKQLAPALEKAVTEAKGRVKLVKLNIDDHPAIPQQMGIQSVPAVVAFKDGRPVDGFMGAQPASQIKAFIDKNGTEPEADPLDQACEQATDLLKAGNVTEAVQLFAAILQQVPDHIPAIVGLANGALALEQVDRARAIFDSLPEESLSEKDVIALKASLELAEQSADLGDLAELQAKLEANPDDNQAQFDLAIALNGKNRREEAVDQLIAIIKRDREWNEDGARKQLLQFFESWGVMDPSSVYGRRQLSSILFA
- a CDS encoding Trm112 family protein, with product MSEQEVPTQAENEKTGTVDRKLLEILVCPLTKTTLKYDAEAQELISHAARLAYPIRDGVPIMLPSEARKLDD
- a CDS encoding ubiquinone biosynthesis hydroxylase, with product MTSPRQTGAVATGANDNGIRLKDRYDLVVAGGGYVGLSLALAVRQAGALSVLVVEPQATETMRHDERASAIASAATRMLRGLGVWDLIAPEAEPIRKMLVTDSKLKDIVRPALLTFEGDTGDGEPFAYMVPNGVMVGALGDAARAVGVDILEGDSVKDFIVDGASVSLKLQSGMAVEASLLVAADGVRSRLRDLSGITTNRFDYDQVGIVTTVEHERPHEGCAVEHFLPAGPFAILPLKGNRSSLVWNERKDDARRLLAMDEFTFGLELERRFGKQLGALTEKGPRKGFPLGMVLARSYVAPRFALVGDAAHGIHPIAGQGLNLGFKDVASLAEVIVEAARLGQDIGSLTVLERYQSWRRFDVVQMGVTCDLLNRLFSNNSSVLRHVRDFGLGVVDRLPGIKRMLIEEAAGNRGEVPRLLQGEIL